One segment of Bombus pascuorum chromosome 6, iyBomPasc1.1, whole genome shotgun sequence DNA contains the following:
- the LOC132907894 gene encoding H/ACA ribonucleoprotein complex subunit 1-like, producing the protein MSTPQKLILLALVATALAGDAKESSTKPAIETKEKSKRGLELSLGGGGGLGSYGGLGGHGGLSLGGGLGGHGGLSLGGGLGGGLGGGLGGGLGGGGGGGGGGDGGRITGITIHRENQVRVPQPYAVERNVAVPYPVPVKIPVDNPIPVHVPKPYPVPVEKAVPVPVEKPVPVPYSVPVKVPVKVPYPVSVPVKVPVAIEKEVPYPVKVPVVVKESYPVLVSGGGGGGGGFGGGFGGGYGGGYGGGHGGGFGGGGFGGHELSLGLHH; encoded by the exons ATGAGCACTCCACAG AAGCTTATATTACTCGCCTTGGTGGCGACAGCCCTGGCCGGGGATGCTAAGGAGTCGAGCACTAAACCCGCCATtgagacgaaagaaaagagcAAGCGAGGACTAGAACTGAGTCTTGGAGGCGGTGGTGGCCTAGGCAGCTACGGAGGCCTGGGAGGTCATGGAGGTTTGAGTCTCGGCGGAGGCCTGGGAGGCCACGGAGGTTTGAGTCTCGGTGGAGGCCTTGGTGGAGGTCTCGGCGGAGGTCTAGGTGGAGGATTGGGAGGAggcggaggaggaggaggaggcgGTGACGGAGGTCGTATAACTGGTATCACGATTCACCGAGAGAATCAAGTTCGTGTACCACAACCGTACGCAGTCGAAAGGAACGTAGCTGTACCGTACCCGGTCCCAGTTAAAATTCCCGTGGATAACCCAATCCCTGTGCACGTACCGAAACCTTACCCAGTTCCAGTAGAGAAAGCAGTACCGGTGCCAGTGGAGAAACCGGTCCCAGTGCCGTATTCCGTGCCCGTCAAAGTGCCCGTCAAGGTGCCTTACCCGGTTAGCGTGCCAGTAAAGGTTCCGGTCGCGATCGAAAAGGAGGTTCCTTATCCAGTCAAGGTTCCTGTCGTCGTTAAGGAGTCCTACCCTGTTTTGGTtagcggtggcggtggcggcggcggcggttTTGGAGGTGGATTTGGAGGTGGATACGGAGGTGGATACGGAGGTGGACACGGAGGTGGATTCGGAGGAGGTGGTTTTGGAGGACACGAACTGTCCCTCGGCTTACATCATTAG
- the LOC132907890 gene encoding uncharacterized protein LOC132907890 has translation MNSTEKLKILLFCGLVLSAVAEEAKKTAESSAQPKEEKTKRGLELSLGDHGFGGGYGGGGGGGFGLGGGFGGGFGSSEHVSAEHVPAVTVTKTVHVPEPYPVEVTKHVPVPVSVPVKVPIDKPYPVHVPQPYPVTVEKPVPYPVEKPIPYPVKVPVKVPIKVPLPVKVPVKVPVTVPKPVPYPVKVPVVVKEAVPIVVKEHGGGFGGGFGGGFGGGYGGGHGGGFGGGLSLGGGHDLGGGYGGYEHL, from the exons ATGAACAGCACAGAGAAGCTGAAA ATCTTACTTTTCTGCGGCCTGGTACTATCGGCCGTGGCCGAGGAAGCAAAAAAGACCGCGGAGTCCAGCGCCCAACCAAAAGAGGAGAAGACGAAACGTGGCTTGGAGCTTAGCTTGGGTGATCATGGCTTCGGAGGAGGTTATGGAGGTGGAGGCGGAGGAGGATTTGGCCTTGGAGGAGGTTTCGGAGGCGGCTTTGGTAGCAGCGAACATGTATCCGCGGAACACGTCCCGGCAGTCACGGTCACAAAGACCGTCCACGTGCCAGAACCTTACCCAGTAGAGGTCACAAAACATGTCCCCGTACCCGTCAGTGTACCAGTCAAAGTACCAATCGACAAGCCATACCCTGTCCACGTGCCTCAGCCCTACCCTGTTACAGTCGAAAAGCCCGTGCCTTACCCGGTCGAGAAGCCAATACCTTACCCTGTGAAGGTGCCCGTCAAGGTGCCAATAAAGGTGCCTCTGCCGGTCAAGGTACCTGTCAAGGTACCGGTCACTGTACCAAAACCAGTGCCCTACCCTGTTAAGGTGCCCGTGGTCGTGAAAGAGGCTGTACCTATTGTGGTGAAGGAACACGGAGGTGGATTCGGAGGTGGTTTCGGAGGTGGATTCGGTGGAGGATACGGAGGTGGACACGGAGGTGGATTCGGTGGTGGACTGTCTTTAGGAGGTGGACACGATCTTGGCGGAGGTTATGGAGGTTACGAGCATTTGTGA